The following coding sequences are from one Oryzisolibacter sp. LB2S window:
- a CDS encoding phasin family protein: MNNELPIQLYKANAELQLQITRLLQESGHHWLEAMQQLSAGGVMETTSRIQNLQQAADWQALATLPSEVFWRLCQGRMGDTQAVGQAAAKSQAAFADGLREALTTWQASVSEVFGASDGTASFAQFCQQWTQPWTAPGAAPQGKAKK, from the coding sequence ATGAACAACGAACTGCCCATCCAACTCTACAAGGCCAATGCCGAGTTGCAGCTTCAGATCACCCGCTTGCTTCAAGAAAGCGGCCACCACTGGCTCGAAGCCATGCAGCAGCTCAGTGCCGGTGGCGTGATGGAGACCACCTCGCGCATCCAGAACCTCCAACAGGCAGCGGACTGGCAGGCGCTTGCCACCTTGCCGTCCGAGGTGTTCTGGCGCCTGTGCCAAGGCCGTATGGGCGACACACAGGCGGTCGGCCAGGCTGCTGCCAAGAGCCAGGCGGCATTCGCCGATGGCCTGCGCGAAGCGCTGACCACCTGGCAGGCATCCGTCTCCGAGGTATTCGGCGCCAGCGACGGCACAGCCTCTTTCGCGCAGTTTTGTCAGCAATGGACACAGCCCTGGACTGCGCCAGGCGCCGCGCCTCAGGGCAAGGCCAAAAAGTGA